Genomic segment of Flavobacteriales bacterium:
TCGTCCCAGTCGCTATCATCCAGAGTTCCATCTTCACTTTTCATCACGTCGGGCAGCAACAATACGGTTCGCAACGCATCGCCATCGTTTGTTTTTAGTTCGTCGGCCAGGGATTTTATTTGCGAAAAATAATGAATGGCCAAGGGTTTATTCAGTTTCATAGAGTCAGAAACGTCAATGGCTTCCATGGTAACAATGCACAAAACCGAACCTCTGACAAGTTTTTGAGAAAGTAGTTTTCGCAACACCACTTCTTTTTCGCCCAATATTTTTGGAGCTCTTAAATTGAGTTCTAAAAACTTGCCATTCAAAGACTTAATTTCAACTTTGATGTTAAATTTATGGTTCATTTTTTCGGCAATACCATAGCCGGTCATCGAACGTATCATGCTTGTTTCTTATTAAAACTCACCAAATAAACTCCTGTAAAAATTACCCCAGCAAAAATAATCTTTTCTAACGAAAGTGATTGATTTACAGTATTTACGGCAACAAAAATTGCCACAACCGGTTGCAAATAAATATAACTCGAAACCAACGCCGGAGTAGCACGCTGCACAGCCCAAGCATTCAACAGATAGGCTACAAATGTGGTTAATATTGCAACGTAACCAATTGAAATCCAAATAGAAGAGGGAAAATTCGAGTAGTCTGCACTCACAATATCGGCAAGTCCAAATGGTAGAGCTAAAAAGAAGCCAAAAACAAATAAATGCCTGATGACGAAAAGAGTTGAATATTTTTCGAGCAATCGGGTTACATAAACAAGATACATGGCAAAACTGATGGCGTTTAGGGTAACCATTATGTCTCCTTTTACCGTTTCGCCGCCAAATTGGAATTTGGTGCCACCTATAAGTAATATCGCTCCGGCAGCCGCGATAAGTATGCCCGCCACCTGCTGTTTTGAAACAGGTTTTTTGTATAAAAAAAAGGAGAAAATCAACACAAAAATGGGGGCATTTTGCATCAAAACCGATGCGTTTATTTCGGTGGTATGTGCCAAGCCATTGAAAAATAACAGCATATTGCCCGCCACGCCAAATGTGGCTGCAATCAATAGTTGTCCATAGTCTTTTTTAGATTGAATTTTTTCTTTTTTACGGCTAAAAATAGCCACCACATTAAAGAGCAGAGCAGCCACCCCAATTCGGATAAGTACAAAGCCGGAAGCCCCCAAATATTGGGGCATAACCCCTTTGGCCACCGTATAATTGACCCCGTAAATAACGGCTACGGCAAACAAGGCTAAATGCACCGCGAGGCTTTTATTCATGGGGCAATATTAGTTGCTTTGCTGCTTACATGTCGCGAAAATTAGTTCATTTTAACCTTTCTTATTTATCCATAATTCGTTTCGCCTAATGAAACTTAATTTTCTCTCCGGCGAACTCGTCTTAATGGTATGAAAAAAGATTGTTTACTCCGCACACCACAAACCACTATTTTCGCCGGATGTTTTGGGAAGAAATCAGCATTTTTTTGACAAGTAGCAGTGCCGAATGGACAGCCTTGGTGCTGAACTTGTTGTTTGTGGTGCTGTTGATTTTTGAACGAATTGAGGCTTGGTTTTTTGGTGTAATGGCCTCACTGTTAAGTGTTTTTATTTTTATTGAAGCAAAACTTAACTCGGAGGCCTTGCTGTATTCGGTTTATGTAATTCTTGGTATTTACGCATGGCTCACTTGGAAAACGAACAGCAAAAAACAACCCATGCCCATAAAAAAAATTACCCCAAAACTGCTTTTAACCACTTTTGGTATTGGGCTATCAGTATGGCTTTTTTTGGGATGGTTCACAAGTCATTACACCAACAGCGAGCTGCCGTGGGCCGATGCTTTTAGCACATCGTTTGCCTTTGTGGCCACCTATTTAGAGGCAAGAAAAATTTTAGAGTCGTGGCTATGGTGGGTGGTGTTAAACATTTTTAGCGTATGGCTTTATACCCAACGAGATTTAACCATTATGGCGTGGATGATGGCAGGCTTTGCAGTTTTTAGTATTGTTGGTTTTATCGCTTGGCAACGAAAATTGACTACTCAGACGGGTTGATGTATTTACTTTCGTAATATACTGAATAAAAGACTGTTGATGCAATCATTACCAAACTAACCAATAGCATAAGCGTTTTTTCTTTGATATGGTCAAAGTCGATAAAAGCCATAACCAAAAGTGGAGCAAGCAAATGAATGCTGATAGACAAACCCCGCCGAATACTTTTATTTATCCTTTGGCTGAAGGATAACCGAATCATAACCACCAGCACCAGAAGAATGATAAACCTAAACATAAACAAAAAGTTGCCATCCAGCTTAAATAGAAGAACCAATGACCCCATAGTAACTCCAACCACTGTAGGAGCTAAAGCCGCAAACAGTAAAGCCCAGCCAAAATCGGCAGCAGAGGTGCTGCAAACAACCAAAAGCAACATAGCCAGAGCCGTGGCCAATATTAAAAAAATAAGAAACATTTCGGCGGATCGGTAATGGAATATGCCATTTCTACCCTGAAAATCGGTGCAAAGCGAAAAATTGATTCGAATTTTTGAGTAGTTATCTACAAGATAATATTTATCATCGAAAGGCATTTTATTCAAATGATTTAGCAGCTCCTCTTTGCTTGGTTTGGTTTTTTTATCCCAATATTTGAGCATGAGCGGTGCCAATTTGATTAATTTAGTTCGAATATTGCTATCATATTCGGTATTTGTCCGACCCAATTCACTTCCTTCAGCATCTTGATTCAACCTGTTATTTTCGTAAATGTAAGGATAAAAATCGTTGTAATGCTCATAAAATATTGAATCATCCATAATTAGCTGTTCTTCACTTTTCTCTACTACATAAAATCTGTAGCCCATATTGTGGGCAAAAAACAAATATTCCAAACTCAAAAAAAACAGAATAAAAAAGAGGAAAAAGCCCAATCGGCTATTTGCCGGAAGTTTTATATGCACCCGCTTGTTGTTGAACTTTATTTGACGCACCACATAAAGTATGGCAAGCATTATACAAACCAGAGAAATGGGGAGTACTAATGGGGTGTACATCAGTTCCCAAGCATTTCTCTGGTATAGTTCTAAATCGAAGGTAAAAAAGCCGACCAGCATAAAAATGGAATAAAGTATCACCAAAACCGGAACATAAATATGAATTCCAAGCACCCAAAATCGGGGGAATTTTGTGATAAAATATTGGTCGTATTTTTTAAACATTTTTAAGATGGATTGATGTATTTCCGTCTATAATACCTTCCAAAAATATATGTGGTAGCAAAAACACTCATCACAAAAAATGCCCATGCCAGCCACTCAAATGTGGGTTTATCTATGGCATAATGACAATTGCAATTCCAATCTTGATGCAGCCAGCAGCAGTTTATAAGTTCTTCAAAAAGAAAAACATAAGAAATCAAAACAATGGGAATGAAAATGTGCAATGCAATGGCAAATGCCCGTTTTACTGCCACTTTTCTTTTACTAAAAAATGCAAAATAAATTGCGTTTAGAAGCAGAACTGACATGATGGCGATAACATAGATTTCAGTTTTGTGTTTGAAATACGGCGTAGTACTTTCTAATGTGCCGAGCAAAATGCCAAAAACGGTAGGATGCAAGGTAGCCACCAACATACCCCATCCAAAATGGGCAAAATCGGTGTGGCAAACAATAAACAAGAGTGCAGAAATGGCCAATGCCAAAAACAGATAAAACTGCCAAAATTCAATTTCTGCCACCCAAAACAACCCCGATTTTTCGTAAAAATGGTCATAAAATTCCATTTGATTTTCGAACCTAAAATGGTTTTTAAAATGGTTGTAGGCCGTGTCCACATCGTCTTGATATTTTACATGTTTTTTGGCGGCTACGTTTTTACGCAAAATCTCGTGTGGGTCGGTCAGTTTTATATCTCCCTCATATTTGCCGGAAGCGGCCATAAAATCTCGCATCTCTTCATAGACCTGATTTAGTGGAATGGTATCAAAACTGTTGTACCGGTAATTTATTTTATCTTGCAATGAAGAACTCGGATATATCGGGAAATCCCGCCGAAAAATGAGACTGTCTTTGGTTTCGTTCAAATAATACTGCTCATAATAAGTGTAGTATTTGTCCTCTATCTCTGCGGTTTGCATCAAATAAAAATGCGTGTAGCCATTTACCAACGCTTCGATATCTTTCTCAAACTCGGTTGTTTTTAAGGTGTTTTTAGCTTTTAGATAGCCCGCCACGTTAGCCACAAATGGCAAAGCGGAAATGGCAAAAAGCGTAATGAAAAAATAAACGAACGTAAAGAACGATTTAGAGTAGGGCAGTTTTAAATGTACCCTCTTTGTGTTGAACTTTATTTGTCTGATAATAAATAAAATAAACAGCAAAATGGCAGGCAAAATTAGAATTTGGTTGATGTTGGAGAAAAATCCTCGATAACTCGACCAATCAGGCAATGGGTTGAGTGGATAAAGCCAAGTGGCCACAAACAACAGCAAGCCCAAAACCAATATTAGGGGCCAAAAAATGTGCACACCCAGCACCCAACCCAACGGATTTGTTCTGATAAACCGTTGGTTTATTTTCTCGAAATAGTGTCTTAGCTGTTTCATTGGTTAAAAAGTCTTTTGGTTGATTTACTGATGTTTCTAAAATACTTGATGATAAAACCATGTTTTATGGCCGATGTCAAAAAGTCGTTTGATGCTTTTTCCGTGTTTTCATCGGGTTTGTCAATCATTACCTGTATATATTCTCCGGTTTGTTTGTATTCCCAGGTTTGGTGGGTTACATATTTTAAGAAATCCTCCAATTGCTCATGGTTTACCTGTAGTTCAAAAACCAATTTTTCATTTTCTGATTCAAGATTTGTTATAGAGCCACTAAAAACAGCCTGCCCTTTTCTCAAAAAAATCATTTGGTCGCTTACAGTTTCAATTTCGTGCAATTGCTGACTGCTCAATATCACAGCCGTTTGATAGTCTTTGTTTTTAAGAATATTCTTTAAATCGCTCAAAAACTTTTGCTGCGTGTTTATGTCAAGGTTGGCCAAAGGCTCGTCAAGCACCAACAATTTTGGCTTCCCAATCAGCATTCGAGCCAGTTCAAATCGCAAACGGTATCCGGTAGAAATTTCTGTCCATTTTAGGTGTTTATAGTCCATCAACCCTAAAAATTCCAATATCTCATCCAAATAAGTATCAATTTCGGTTGGAGCTATTCCATCTAAAGCGGCTTTAAGCTGCAAATTTTGAATAAGGCTACCAAACCATCTGGGTATGCGTTGTGGTATAAAAGCAATCTGCGATTTCAGCTCCATCCAGTTGCTATTGCCCGTGGCATTGCTGCCAAAATAGGAATATTGCCCATCCGCAAGCAATTCGCCTGCAATAATATTGAGCAGGGTAGTTTTTCCGTTGCCGTTTTCGCCCACAACGCCAACAATGCTGCCTTCGGGCAACTCTATTTTCGGAACGCTCAGATTAAAATTTGACCGAGGAAATGTTTTAGAAATATTCGAAGCACTAAAAATCATAGTTTGAACAAAATAATTGCCTCGAATTTAAACGGATTTGGCTTTTGATATGCCAAATCCATACGAAAAGAAGGTTTTTTCTGACTAAACAGTCATTATTTCTTTTTCTTTAACCACTAAAATAGCGTCGATTTTTTCAGTAAAGGCATCGGTAAGCTTCTGAACTTCGGCTTCTCCATCTTTTGCCATGTCTTCAGAAAGGCCGTTGTTTTTTAGTTTTTTGATGCTTTCGTTGCTATCTCTTCTGATATTGCGTAGGCTAACCTTGCCATTTTCGGCTTCTTTTTTGGCATTTTTTACCAAATCTTTTCTTCTTTCTTCTGTAAGTGGAGGAATATTAATAATGATAATTTGTCCATCATTTTGAGGGTTGTAGCCTAAATTGCTGTTTATAATGCTACGCTCAATGTCATGCAAAAGGTTTTTTTCCCAGGGTTGCACCACAATGGTTCGTGCATCAGGAGTATTCACGTTTGATACTTGACTCAGCGGTACATGTGAGCCATAATATTCAACCATTACCCCATCAAGCATAGAAGGAGAGGCTTTTCCGGCTCTAAGTTTAACCAATTCTTTATTCAGGTGGTCAATGGCTCTATCCATTGCTTCTTTTGTAGAGTCTAAAATTGATTTTAAAGATGCGTCGTCCATTAATGCATTAGATTTTCTGCAAACATACTGATTTTGGCCTTTATCTAAAACATTTTGAGGATATAAGCCCATTTCACCATGAACAGTGCAAAGACCAAAGCTATGGTAAAAAGGTTGGCTAACAGCCGATTCTTCATGTGAAACATGCCCAAGCTAATAAGGCAAATGATGGGCAAACTCAAAAACATGGCACTTTTTGAGGTGTCAACTCCGCTAAATAAAGTGATGGTAAAACCAAAAATAAGCAGCAGCACCATTGAATTGACAAAATTTCGGCTTTGCGTTTGAACATATCGAATAATGCCTGAAACCACTGGAAAAAGCAGTAGCAAAGCAACAGCAATGACACAATAGCTGTAAAAATATTCGGGTAAAAGCACCGCTGTAAAATCAGTTGAAAAGCCCAAACTGTGTATTTCTGAATTAAAAATATTTGGAAAAAACACCCATAACACGCCCAACACTCCAACCACCACAATCAAAAAAGTTTGAATGGCAAGCAAAAACTTGTTTAGGTTTACAGAAGTAATAAGGCCTGTAATAACAATAATTAACGGACTCAGATAAATAGTTTTTGGATAGAACAAGCAGGCCATCCCAAACCAAAACCCAATATCAATAAAAAGGGGTAGGTTTTCTTGCGTGTCATCAAAAGCAAAAAGGGTTCTTTCAAACAAAATGAGCCAAAAAAAATTAGATAAAATAACTTCCCAAGCCAAAAACTGTTCGGGGGTAAAAAAGCCAACCATCATGGCCACTACTACAGGCCAGAGGGTGCGTTGCTCAATCAATCCAAGTCGGGTAAGAAGTTGGCTCAACCAAAAACTCTGAACAACCAGCAAAAAAATGGATAAAATGGTTTTTATTAAAAAACTGATTGACAGCTCACCGAGTACAAACCACTTGTAAAACAACGGCCAGCAGCACCCCGCAATTAAAAATAATGCAATGGCCACCGAGAAAATGCCGCCCTTTTTTATTGTAGAAATCAATGCGGATATTCCAATTTAAGCAATGAAAACTTCCTGTCTTTTGTAACGGGCAATATTAATTTATTGTACCCAATTTGAAGAGCTTCTGAGGGAATTATCGAAACAAAATTATTATCGCTTCGCACCAATATTTTGTATGTAACTTCACCCTCTGGCGTAAACTCATATTGCATTACATCGCCATTGGTTCGCAGTCGGTCGTTATACAATACATACAAATTTGAACGGGTATTTGCCACTACAATCGAGCTGTAATACCCGTTGTCGTTGAGCGAACTTTGGCTCTTTCTTATCAAATATTTCCATCGGATATTACTGGCGGAGTCGATTGAAAACACCAATACATCATCAAAATTATAAATGTTTCGGGCGGTGGTAGAGGGCATTCCGTTTATATAGGTAACGTCTTCTTCGTTTGATACGGATGAGCGTTCGGCAAGAATGGTAATGCCGCCATCTGTGTTTGGAATTACTTCAAGCAAATCAAAGTTTTTTATATCCGGAAAAACAGTAAGTCTTTCTTCTCCAAACAGTTGGCGTTTAAAGTCGGGCGTAAATTCTTTGTAGGTTGATTTTGGTTTGATGGCGGTATCAATGGGCAATTCAAAGTTGAACAATCCTTCAATAACAAACGGATTTTTGCCAGTGTAAAGGGCGGTTAAGTTGATTTTATTTTTGGTTACATCAAAAGTGAAAATTGTTTTTTGAAGATTTTTTGAGGAGTCAAGTATTTGATAATCAATAAGTCGTTTGTTTTTGATGTTGAATTGGTAAACCCAAGCGTTGGCTGGTGTGTTTTCTTTTTTATTGTCAATTTCGTGTTGACTTACCATAAAAAAGGCGTTTCCAGAATTGTCAACCAGCATGTCGGGCATAAAAAAATTGTCGAAAGATTTGGTCAATTCATACTTTTTATAGGCCAACAAACGCATCTTTTTGTCGAAGATAGAAAAGCAAAGAATTCTTCCATTTTGCTCCGATTTCTCGGTATGACTTATTAAAATGCGTTCTCGATTTGGTGAAAATTTTATTCGAAAATCGCCCTTGTCATAATAGTCAG
This window contains:
- a CDS encoding DMT family transporter, whose amino-acid sequence is MNKSLAVHLALFAVAVIYGVNYTVAKGVMPQYLGASGFVLIRIGVAALLFNVVAIFSRKKEKIQSKKDYGQLLIAATFGVAGNMLLFFNGLAHTTEINASVLMQNAPIFVLIFSFFLYKKPVSKQQVAGILIAAAGAILLIGGTKFQFGGETVKGDIMVTLNAISFAMYLVYVTRLLEKYSTLFVIRHLFVFGFFLALPFGLADIVSADYSNFPSSIWISIGYVAILTTFVAYLLNAWAVQRATPALVSSYIYLQPVVAIFVAVNTVNQSLSLEKIIFAGVIFTGVYLVSFNKKQA
- a CDS encoding nicotinamide mononucleotide transporter produces the protein MFWEEISIFLTSSSAEWTALVLNLLFVVLLIFERIEAWFFGVMASLLSVFIFIEAKLNSEALLYSVYVILGIYAWLTWKTNSKKQPMPIKKITPKLLLTTFGIGLSVWLFLGWFTSHYTNSELPWADAFSTSFAFVATYLEARKILESWLWWVVLNIFSVWLYTQRDLTIMAWMMAGFAVFSIVGFIAWQRKLTTQTG
- a CDS encoding ABC transporter ATP-binding protein; its protein translation is MIFSASNISKTFPRSNFNLSVPKIELPEGSIVGVVGENGNGKTTLLNIIAGELLADGQYSYFGSNATGNSNWMELKSQIAFIPQRIPRWFGSLIQNLQLKAALDGIAPTEIDTYLDEILEFLGLMDYKHLKWTEISTGYRLRFELARMLIGKPKLLVLDEPLANLDINTQQKFLSDLKNILKNKDYQTAVILSSQQLHEIETVSDQMIFLRKGQAVFSGSITNLESENEKLVFELQVNHEQLEDFLKYVTHQTWEYKQTGEYIQVMIDKPDENTEKASNDFLTSAIKHGFIIKYFRNISKSTKRLFNQ
- the frr gene encoding ribosome recycling factor → MDDASLKSILDSTKEAMDRAIDHLNKELVKLRAGKASPSMLDGVMVEYYGSHVPLSQVSNVNTPDARTIVVQPWEKNLLHDIERSIINSNLGYNPQNDGQIIIINIPPLTEERRKDLVKNAKKEAENGKVSLRNIRRDSNESIKKLKNNGLSEDMAKDGEAEVQKLTDAFTEKIDAILVVKEKEIMTV